The sequence TTGTACACCAAGCCGAACCCTTCCACGCCGTACGGTACGCCGACTACCTTGCCGTCGATCTTCAGCGCCATATTCGGGGCGATGTTTTTCACATACGGTTCGTTGCTCAGATCGTAGTAGTAGGATTTAAACTTTTCCGCTTCCGCCCCGGTACCGACGCTGAAGATGGTCGGGCCTTCGTTCGCCGTCAGCTTGGCCTGAAGCTGCGTCGAATAAGCGTCGCCGGCAGCGCCCCATACTTCAACCTCGTTGCCGGTTTCCTCCTTGTACTTTTTCACCAAAGCTTCCAGCGGTTCGGCAATTTCGACTTTCGATTGGAAAATCGAAATTTTCTTCAGCTTCTCCGTTCCGGCCGGCGAGGAAGTCGCGGAGGAATCGTCGCCTGCGGAACCGCCGCATCCCACCATCGTCGCGAGCAAAGCCGTCGCTGTTAGTAAACCGAATGCGCTTTTTACCTTTTTCAATCACTTCGCCCCCAAATCCTCATGTAGTAAACGCTCTCAATTCCTAATATATTGTTTTAACCGGGGGATGTCAATAAATTTTGAATGCGTTTTACGTGAAAATAATCATAAAATAATTTTCATTTTATTAAAAACCCAATTGTTTTACTTTGATTATTTCACCGTCTTTCTCCACTTGATGGTTGCGCCCAGTTTGAACGGCTCCTTATTTGCCGTTCCTTCCAGCATGGCGAGCAGCTCCTTGGCCGCCAGATAACCGCTCTCGTACCGCGGGATGGATATGGTCGTCAATCCTTTCATCTCCGCCAGAACGGAATCGTCGAACCCCGTAACCGAAATATCGTCCGGCACGCGGATCTTGTTTTCTTCGAACGCTTTGATGGCACCGATCGCCATGTTGTCGTTCGCACAGACGACGACCTCGGGCAAATCGTTGCTTAACAGCATGATTTTGGCTGCCTGATAACCGCTTTTTTCGCGATAATTTCCATGGAAATAATATTTGCGGTCAAATTCGATATTGTTTTTCGCCAGCGTATCCGTAAACCCGGCATAACGTTCCTGATTGTCCAACGTAAAGTCCAGCCCGCCGATAAACCCGAACCGCTTAAAGCCTTTGTCCACCAGCCCCTGCACCATCTCGCACATGACGGGATAGTTGTCGACGATGACGCTTTTGGTTTCGGCCTGTTCGTTCCGGATAATCCGGTCCATCAGCACGACGGGAAAGTCGGGTTTTGCGACGGAGATCAAAAAATCGTCCGTCAGGCTTCCGTCCAGGATGATCGCGCCGCTCGCCAAGCTGCCGCGCATAAAGTTGGCGGCGGATTTGTTCGTGCAGATCATCAGATCGTACCCGTTTTCCGTCAGGCAATCACTGATGCCTTCGATAATTTTCAAGTAAAAATCACGATCGAAATCGCTGAATACAAACACGATTGTATTGGAATTAGCGGATTTTGCTTTTTTGCCTGACAGATTCGGATGGTATCCGTATTCCGAGCAAATTTGCAGCACTCTCTCCCTGGTCGCTTGTCCGACGTTTTTGCGTCCGTTCAGCACATTGGACACGGTCGAGATCGAGACGCCCGCAAGCTCCGCTATTTCTTTCATCTTGATCATATGATTTGGGTCCCCCTATGAAACTTTCATATTTTATATATACCATGGAATCGTTTTTTGTAAAATTGTTTGTAAAATTTATTTACCGCACAAAAAAGGGACTGTCCGCTTCCGGATCGCCCAAACGAATCGATTCATCGCCTGCGTGATTTTAACTAGTTGCTCCTGAAAAAGTCGATTTT comes from Paenibacillus thermoaerophilus and encodes:
- a CDS encoding LacI family DNA-binding transcriptional regulator, with the translated sequence MIKMKEIAELAGVSISTVSNVLNGRKNVGQATRERVLQICSEYGYHPNLSGKKAKSANSNTIVFVFSDFDRDFYLKIIEGISDCLTENGYDLMICTNKSAANFMRGSLASGAIILDGSLTDDFLISVAKPDFPVVLMDRIIRNEQAETKSVIVDNYPVMCEMVQGLVDKGFKRFGFIGGLDFTLDNQERYAGFTDTLAKNNIEFDRKYYFHGNYREKSGYQAAKIMLLSNDLPEVVVCANDNMAIGAIKAFEENKIRVPDDISVTGFDDSVLAEMKGLTTISIPRYESGYLAAKELLAMLEGTANKEPFKLGATIKWRKTVK